From a single Hippoglossus stenolepis isolate QCI-W04-F060 chromosome 2, HSTE1.2, whole genome shotgun sequence genomic region:
- the samd1b gene encoding atherin — protein MSEPNKYREWILETIDSLRSRKARPDLERICRMVRRRHGSDPDRTRTELEKLIQEQTVLKVSYKGSISYRNAAKVQRKSRKKSEFITAAVGGGGGAEAAARERTKHDHLNNNGDSAHSFTDQEEGEEPEPSPDPHTQTSGTKLKPASSRSSGNGCLNCGATTGCAVGSGCKEEKASAPRDKGLEHQAAGGCPEPGVGHGTSAHGDGSRATPSRSDAVCGGMEPGPSGAESQNKTYTGSVGSLPQQQQRQPAPLKPKLRVGGGGTRAAGTHANSSDLGDRLVASVRRLSERSHRGGSAAAASSTATTRGHMKPLGLKEILGYLSSQEQLSEEKLTRGKVKVVMEREVARGRLRRTRCGNITLPLRGMVMVEEPASKKNASADRLGKSALQEKHTPTKKPPPSSPVQEHEPMETSSEEVERGENEEEEEEEDADDPRSSDEEGGPSPVAMTTEPGLTEKPAEDAEIQAVSKEGSPHQQQQHSGKAALSGVDSLARTPSPPVQGVVEVLQCNGARLEERAYLPDQPHMAAQTQSQPQHDGINHTSSGFNNMECMTEVGVSSCLLTPTASPRDSGLSEELGINGGVSSGGFMKCEGASGSPVDWTVSDVVSYFTAAGFPEQAAAFMTQEIDGKSLLLMQRNDVLTGLSIRLGPALKIYERHVKVLQKTHFEDDDC, from the exons ATGTCCGAGCCCAATAAGTACCGAGAGTGGATCCTGGAAACAATCGACTCCCTCCGCTCCAGGAAAGCGCGTCCAGACCTGGAGAGGATCTGTCGAATGGTCCGGAGACGACACGGGTCAGACCCGGACCGAACCAGGACAGAGCTGGAAAAACTGATCCAAGAGCAGACGGTGCTCAAAGTTAGCTACAAGGGCTCCATATCGTACCGGAACGCGGCCAAGGTGCAGAGGAAAAGCCGAAAGAAGAGTGAGTTTATCACGGCGGCTGttggcggtggcggcggcgcgGAGGCAGCAGCGAGGGAGCGGACCAAACACGACCATCTGAACAACAACGGCGACAGTGCGCACAGCTTCACCgaccaggaggagggagaggagccgGAGCCCAGCCCAGATCCCCACACCCAGACATCAGGCACGAAGCTCAAGCCTGCCTCCAGCCGAAGTAGCGGAAACGGGTGCCTCAACTGTGGCGCAACAACGGGCTGCGCTGTCGGGAGCGGCTGCAAAGAAGAGAAAGCAAGTGCACCGAGAGACAAGGGATTAGAACATCAGGCAGCGGGGGGCTGCCCGGAGCCCGGTGTCGGCCACGGAACGAGCGCGCACGGCGACGGCAGCAGGGCGACGCCGAGCAGGAGCGATGCTGTCTGCGGAGGAATGGAGCCGGGTCCGTCCGGAGCTGAGAGCCAGAACAAAACTTACACCGGGAGCGTCGGCAGCCTCCCGCAACAACAACAGAGGCAGCCCGCGCCCCTCAAGCCCAAACTTCGAGTCGGAGGAGGGGGCACCCGAGCGGCGGGGACCCACGCCAACTCCTCCGACCTGGGCGACAGGCTGGTGGCTTCTGTTCGCCGCCTGTCCGAGAGGAGCCACCGAGGGGGCTCCGCCGCTGCCGCCTCTTCCACCGCCACGACCAGAGGCCACATGAAGCCGCTCGGACTCAAGGAGATCCTGGGCTACCTGAGCAGCCAGGAGCAGCTGTCGGAGGAGAAGCTGACCCGAGGCAAAGTCAAGGTGGTCATGGAGCGAGAGGTGGCGAGAGGCCGGCTGCGCAGGACCCGCTGCGGGAACATCACTCTTCCCCTGAGGGGGATGGTGATGGTGGAGGAGCCGGCGTCGAAGAAGAATGCGTCCGCGGACAGACTTGGGAAGAGCGCACTGCAGGAGAAGCACACACCGACGAAGAAG ccGCCGCCCTCGTCTCCTGTCCAGGAGCATGAGCCAATGGAAACAAGCAGCGAAGAAGTGGAACGGGGAGAgaacgaggaagaggaggaggaggaggacgctgATGATCCCCGGAGTTCGGATGAAGAGGGAGGACCATCGCCTGTAGCCATGACAACCGAACCAGGGCTCACGGAGAAGCCCGCAGAAGATGCTGAGATCCAGGCAGTGTCAAAGGAGGGGAGCCCccatcagcagcaacagcacagtGGCAAag CGGCTCTCTCAGGGGTGGATTCCCTCGCCAGGACACCGTCCCCACCTGTTCAGGGAGTTGTCGAGGTGTTGCAGTGTAACGGTGCACGCTTGGAGGAGAGAGCTTACCTCCCAGATCAGCCGCATATGGCAGCACAA aCACAGAGCCAGCCGCAGCATGATGGGATCAACCACACCTCCTCAGGCTTCAACA ACATGGAGTGTATGACAGAGGTCGGTGTGTCGTCCTGCCTGCTCACACCCACCGCCTCCCCGAGAGACTCCGGCCTGTCTGAGGAGCTAGGGATAAATGGAGGCGTTAGCAGTGGAGG GTTCATGAAGTGTGAGGGGGCCAGTGGAAGCCCGGTGGACTGGACGGTGTCTGATGTGGTCAGCTatttcacagcagcaggtttcccTGAGCAGGCTGCTGCCTTCATGACCCAG GAAATCGATGGCAAGTCTCTGCTCCTCATGCAGCGCAATGATGTTTTGACTGGCCTGTCAATCAGGCTCGGCCCTGCCCTCAAGATCTATGAGCGGCATGTGAAGgttctgcagaaaacacattttgaggaCGACGACTGCTAA
- the zgc:136908 gene encoding transitional endoplasmic reticulum ATPase has protein sequence MPGSGAADPKGEDFSTAILKQKHRPNRLVVDENVSDDSSLVSLSQNKMEELQLFRGDTVVLKGRKQRQTVCIVLSDDTCADERIRLNRVTRSNLRVRLGDVISIHACSDIKYGKKIHVLPIDDTIEGLTGSLFDVFLKPYFLEAYRPVHNGDIFLVRGSMRAVEFKVVETDPSPHCIVAPDTVMYCEGDPIKREDEEENLNDIGYDDIGGCRKQLAQIKEMVELPLRHPGLFKAIGVKPPRGILLYGPAGTGKTLVARAVANETGAFFFLINGPEIMSKLAGESESNLRKAFEEAEKNAPAIIFIDELDAIAPKREKTHGEVERRIVSQLLTLMDGLKQRAHVVVMAATNRPNSVDPALRRFGRFDREIDIGIPDPTGRLEILQIHTKNMKLSDDIDIEKIARETHGHVGADLAALCSEAALQAIRKKLTLIDLEDESIDADLLNSLAVTMDDFQWALSQSNPSALRETVAEVPQVNWADIGGLEEVKRELQELVQYPVEYPDKFLKFGMTPSRGVLFYGPPGCGKTLLAKAIANECQANFISIKGPEMLTMWFGESEANVRDVFDKARQAAPCILFFDELDSIAKSRGGGGGDASGAADRVINQILTEMDGMSDKKNVFIIGATNRPDIIDSAILRPGRLDQLIYIPLPDKPSRSAILNANLRKSPIARDVDLALLSDITDGFSGADLTEICQRACKLAIREAIEAEIKAERQRQNRPGIPMDEDFDPVPEIRKDHFEEAMRFARRSVSDNDIRKYEMFAQTLQQSRGFGNFRFPSATGNRSGDQGSGSGSGRPNLYREEGDDDLY, from the exons ATGCCGGGctcaggagcagcaga CCCGAAGGGAGAAGATTTCTCCACCGCCATcctgaagcagaaacacaggCCCAACAGACTCGTGGTGGATGAAAATGTCAGTGACGACAGCAGCCTTGTCAGCCTGTCacag aacaagatggaggagctgcagctcttcaggggGGACACAGTGGTGTTGAAGGGGCGGAAACAACGTCAGACCGTGTGCATCGTCCTGAGTGACGACACCTGTGCGGACGAACGGATCCGGCTGAATCGTGTGACGCGCAGCAACCTGCGAGTCCGCCTCGGTGATGTCATCAG TATCCATGCCTGCAGTGACATCAAGTATGGCAAAAAGATCCACGTCCTCCCGATAGACGATACCATCGAGGGCCTGACTGGGAGCCTCTTCGATGTTTTCCTCAAACCATACTTCCTGGAAGCTTACCGGCCCGTACACAACG GTGACATCTTCCTGGTGAGGGGCAGCATGCGGGCGGTGGAGTTCAAGGTGGTGGAGACGGACCCCAGTCCTCACTGCATCGTCGCCCCCGACACCGTCATGTACTGTGAGGGAGATCCAATCAAAAGAGAG gacgaggaggagaaccTCAATGACATCGGCTATGACGACATCGGGGGCTGTCGGAAGCAGCTGGCCCAGATTAAAGAGATGGTTGAACTTCCTCTCAGGCACCCGGGTCTCTTCAAGGCAATAGGAGTTAAG ccCCCCAGGGGCATCCTGCTGTACGGCCCTGCAGGAACAGGGAAGACCCTGGTGGCCCGAGCCGTAGCCAATGAAACTGGggccttcttcttcctcattaaTG GTCCTGAGATCATGAGCAAGCTGGCAGGAGAGTCCGAGAGCAACCTGAGAAAGGCGtttgaggaggcagagaaaaatgCTCCAGCCATCATCTTTATTGATGAGCTGGATGCAATCGCTCCCAAGAGAGAGaag acccATGGTGAGGTGGAGAGGCGTATAGTGTCCCAGCTCCTGACCCTGATGGATGGCCTGAAGCAAAGAGCTCACGTGgttgtcatggcagcaacaaACCGACCGAACAGCGTGGACCCTGCTCTGAGACGCTTTg GCAGGTTCGACCGGGAAATTGACATCGGGATTCCAGATCCTACCGGCAGACTGGAGATCCTGCAGATTCACACCAAGAACATGAAACTGTCTGATGACATCGACATTGAGAAG ATCGCCAGAGAGACCCACGGACATGTGGGCGCCGACCTGGCTGCTCTGTGCTCAGAAGCTGCTCTGCAAGCCATCCGCAAGAAGTTGACTCTCATAGACCTGGAGGATGAATCCATCGATGCTGACCTGCTCAACTCACTGGCCGTCACCATGGATGACttccag TGGGCGCTGAGTCAGAGCAACCCATCGGCTCTGAGAGAGACTGTTGCAGAGGTGCCTCAGGTCAACTGGGCGGACATCGGAGGACTGGAAGAGGTCAAGAGAGAGCTACAAGAGCTCGTTCAG TACCCAGTCGAGTATCCAGACAAGTTCCTGAAGTTCGGGATGACGCCGTCTCGTGGTGTGTTGTTCTACGGTCCTCCGGGCTGCGGGAAAACCCTCCTTGCCAAGGCTATTGCCAATGAGTGCCAGGCAAACTTTATCTCCATAAAAGGCCCTGAGATGCTCACCATGTGGTTTGGAGAATCAGAGGCCAATGTCAGAGACGTTTTTGATAAG gCCAGACAGGCGGCCCCCTGCATCTTGTTCTTTGACGAGTTAGACTCCATTGCCAAATCCAGAGGAGGCGGTGGGGGGGACGCAAGCGGTGCCGCCGACAGAGTCATCAATCAGATCCTCACAGAGATGGACGGCATGTCCGACAAAAAGAACGTTTTCATCATTGGTGCCACAAACAGACCTGACATCATAGACTCGGCCATCCTGCGGCCGGGCCGTTTGGACCAGCTCATCTATATCCCACTCCCAGACAAGCCATCTCGCTCGGCCATCCTGAACGCCAACCTACGCAAATCTCCTATCGCACGA GATGTGGATCTGGCCCTCCTGTCCGACATCACAGACGGCTTCTCTGGAGCGGACCTGACAGAGATCTGCCAGCGAGCTTGCAAGCTGGCCATCCGCGAGGCCATCGAGGCCGAGATCAAGGCAGAGCGTCAGAGGCAGAACAGACCAGGCATCCCCATG GATGAGGACTTTGATCCCGTCCCTGAGATCAGAAAGGACCACTTTGAAGAGGCGATGCGATTTGCCCGTCGCTCTGTCAGTGACAATGACATCCGCAAGTATGAGATGTTTGCTCAAACTCTGCAACAGAGCCGAGGTTTTGGAAACTTCag GTTCCCCTCTGCTACTGGTAATCGGTCTGGAGATCAGGGGTCAGGCTCCGGTTCAGGGAGGCCAAATCTCTACAGAGAAGAAGGCGATGACGATCTCTATTAG
- the ndufb7 gene encoding NADH dehydrogenase [ubiquinone] 1 beta subcomplex subunit 7 has protein sequence MGAHLARRYVTETDTEPDPAKKYDFDPQLGFDERKEREMLASQEQMNLAQLPLEQRDYCAHHLLKLMKCKRDNWPNFVACQHERHDWDSCEHQDYVMRMKEYERERRLQLRKKRVEAQAEAA, from the exons ATGGGAGCTCACCTGGCCAGACGGTACGTCACCGAGACGGACACCGAGCCGGACCCGGCGAAGAAGTACGACTTCGACCCGCAGCTCGGCTTCGATGAGCGGAAAGAGAGAG AAATGCTAGCGAGCCAGGAGCAGATGAACTTGGCCCAGCTGCCTCTGGAGCAGAGGGACTACTGTGCCCATCATCTCCTGAAACTGATGAAGTGCAAGAGAGACAACTGGCCCAACTTCGTGGCCTGTCAGCACGAGAGGCATGACTGGGATTCCTGTGAACACCAGGA CTATGTGATGCGTATGAAGGAGTacgagagggagaggaggctccagctgaggaagaagagagtcGAGGCCCAGGCTGAAGCCGCATAA
- the tecrb gene encoding trans-2,3-enoyl-CoA reductase b isoform X4, whose product MKHYEVEILDARTKDKLCFLDKVEPNATIGEIKSMFHKSHPQWYPARQSIRLDAKGKSLKDEDVLQHLPVGTTATFYFRDLGAQISWVTVFLTEYTGPLVIYLMFYFRVPFIYAPKYDFTTSKHWVVHLACMCHSFHYVKRLLETLFVHRFSHGTMPLRNIFKNCTYYWGFAAWMAYYINHPLYTPPIYGEQQIRLAVIIFLFCQIGNFSIHIALRNLRPPGSKTRKIPYPTKNPFTWIFLLVSCPNYTYELGSWLGFTVMTQCLPVAFFTLVGFIQMTVWAKGKHRSYLKEFRDYPPLRSPIVPFVL is encoded by the exons GTCGAGCCAAATGCCACTATTGGAGAGATCAAGTCTATGTTCCACAAGAGCC aTCCTCAGTGGTACCCAGCCAGGCAGTCCATCCGCCTCGACGCCA aggGGAAGTCTCTGAAGGACGAGGATGTTCTGCAGCATCTTCCTGTGGGAACCACGGCAACCTTCTACTTCCGAGACCTGGGAGCTCAGATCAGCTGGGTCACG gtCTTTCTGACGGAGTACACTGGTCCTCTGGTCATCTACCTGATGTTCTACTTCAGGGTTCCTTTTATCTATGCACCTAAATATGATTTTACCACCAGCAAACATTGGGTCGTACA tcTCGCCTGTATGTGTCACTCCTTCCACTACGTCAAGAGACTTCTGGAGACACTGTTTGTCCACCGCTTCTCTCACGGGACGATGCCGTTACGCAACATCTTTAAG AACTGTACGTACTACTGGGGCTTCGCGGCATGGATGGCGTATTACATCAACCACCCGCTGTACACGCCGCCCA TCTACGGGGAGCAACAGATAAGACTGGCGGTCATCATATTTTTG TTCTGTCAGATCGGCAACTTTTCCATTCACATCGCTCTCCGGAACCTCCGTCCACCAG GCTCTAAGACCAGGAAGATTCCTTATCCAACCAAGAACCCCTTCACCTGGATCTTCCTGCTGGTCTCCTGCCCCAACTACACCTATGAG CTGGGCTCCTGGCTTGGCTTCACCGTCATGACGCAGTGTCTGCCGGTGGCCTTCTTCACTTTGGTGGGTTTCATCCAGATGACCGTCTGGGCCAAGGGGAAGCACCGCAGCTACCTGAAGGAGTTCCGCGACTACCCTCCCCTCCGCTCACCCATCGTGCCCTTCGTCCTGTAG
- the tecrb gene encoding trans-2,3-enoyl-CoA reductase b isoform X3, protein MKHYEVEILDARTKDKLCFLDKVEPNATIGEIKSMFHKSHPQWYPARQSIRLDAKGKSLKDEDVLQHLPVGTTATFYFRDLGAQISWVTVFLTEYTGPLVIYLMFYFRVPFIYAPKYDFTTSKHWVVHLACMCHSFHYVKRLLETLFVHRFSHGTMPLRNIFKNCTYYWGFAAWMAYYINHPLYTPPSEFYGEQQIRLAVIIFLFCQIGNFSIHIALRNLRPPGSKTRKIPYPTKNPFTWIFLLVSCPNYTYELGSWLGFTVMTQCLPVAFFTLVGFIQMTVWAKGKHRSYLKEFRDYPPLRSPIVPFVL, encoded by the exons GTCGAGCCAAATGCCACTATTGGAGAGATCAAGTCTATGTTCCACAAGAGCC aTCCTCAGTGGTACCCAGCCAGGCAGTCCATCCGCCTCGACGCCA aggGGAAGTCTCTGAAGGACGAGGATGTTCTGCAGCATCTTCCTGTGGGAACCACGGCAACCTTCTACTTCCGAGACCTGGGAGCTCAGATCAGCTGGGTCACG gtCTTTCTGACGGAGTACACTGGTCCTCTGGTCATCTACCTGATGTTCTACTTCAGGGTTCCTTTTATCTATGCACCTAAATATGATTTTACCACCAGCAAACATTGGGTCGTACA tcTCGCCTGTATGTGTCACTCCTTCCACTACGTCAAGAGACTTCTGGAGACACTGTTTGTCCACCGCTTCTCTCACGGGACGATGCCGTTACGCAACATCTTTAAG AACTGTACGTACTACTGGGGCTTCGCGGCATGGATGGCGTATTACATCAACCACCCGCTGTACACGCCGCCCAGTGAGT TCTACGGGGAGCAACAGATAAGACTGGCGGTCATCATATTTTTG TTCTGTCAGATCGGCAACTTTTCCATTCACATCGCTCTCCGGAACCTCCGTCCACCAG GCTCTAAGACCAGGAAGATTCCTTATCCAACCAAGAACCCCTTCACCTGGATCTTCCTGCTGGTCTCCTGCCCCAACTACACCTATGAG CTGGGCTCCTGGCTTGGCTTCACCGTCATGACGCAGTGTCTGCCGGTGGCCTTCTTCACTTTGGTGGGTTTCATCCAGATGACCGTCTGGGCCAAGGGGAAGCACCGCAGCTACCTGAAGGAGTTCCGCGACTACCCTCCCCTCCGCTCACCCATCGTGCCCTTCGTCCTGTAG